Proteins encoded by one window of Cloeon dipterum chromosome 2, ieCloDipt1.1, whole genome shotgun sequence:
- the LOC135935228 gene encoding gem-associated protein 5-like: MSQPALLPAPNWYLSTVADCSPDGTLAYGSRNGLVLINSIDFSEGCAPCPNFNLIPNAHKKKITTVSWSNRPLNEDLPNYLLASASDDFFVAIWDTQALDLVQKHEEHGSAVTNLDWTKLGDLKLVSTDVTGQLVVWDLVRNTTRTQRMLTSTSRLQPFDLKCSPVDADIVAVGCKDGLICILNINGLGSIKSRLRGHDKSVVSLSWCPETSILASSGIDQKIIIWNNGISEKIFQIPSKSLSGLVKIKPGEKSQGLLKQPLLFLKPDLIVSGSTNAELLSWNPKEETPLPTLLNSDHARGLFCMTHCGDVVWTIAQDRLLIRHDLKTKEATFFSTLGGFVYCIAFCPFAPGRVAIGVGDETIRIWNMSASTGLTTTTIWQKIKGKPLSLAWNPEKEGELAFCTTEGRVGVCFVSNASKDPLIMRHFHKTFVYRVCWGPGVYSKDKPALEDKMYLYACDENNSVIYMDANSQPTLLRIIIRASNPKMKDFAEHKDIAWKPDKTLLALGMDDGSIQLFTAPHLEIVHTLMSHKKMIFYMTWHPSNTAVEDKDQKKQNWLASCSMDQLIHVYDLSPLLSQGEEKVWRGASLPLKPMSELRHGGKVVCLSWSPHVGGNLASSSFDMSVKVWDAAKGEVLACYTKHVGCVYSCCWSALHPDIIVSGASDFTCRTWEISSTSSDNSPQSRSQLREEKTGSSLVPVPLRVDAHVMKVGGGKKKYAEETVKDSKGPIASPSPKPSLFPISNASFLKNSIACVLHLLEGKGHEPPGKKALLEECGLRECSENHFGFFQTQEEATDLLKKEADALKKAGNHLSLSHLRLWQGDTREVIKNSTNAKKLDDWLVSLAPSVSHKFWMETCCAYAEQLVEGGNALKAASYYLLCHKETEAISVLCKNSLFKEAVAICHLRLPADDPLLQSTLAAWGKHSQDTGNFEVAMQCFIAVGDYEKAAVVLGKRKNPKLWQLGAYLAKLANATDLHLSMSTECFFAFLHDEQWDLATGLTETLPELKAHKELLEVHKIICAKDKAGLNMEKVWSPSDSILTELEDAIGQVTNDDYQHFLETFTVGIQLPKEKKELLVSTSKLLLLAVAAKKCGSKDWEKHIIKVLHLNYRRSLTTVKERQLHLLLQWLGTMQLTQYSKSLEAYKATAYVATANPDDPDLFSKLEQYKSVLLDPDCARFAVVDYQDTELGKMLAEARSKNEDVTKIEKDLRDCQEERERLLQARVAFPSAMITVSSIQRLFNNYSKEDKLKVDSFESEIDAFIATMR; the protein is encoded by the exons ATGAGCCAACCGGCTTTGCTTCCTGCACCAAATTGGTACTTATCAACAGTCGCAGACTGTTCCCCTGATGGCACTCTGGCTTATGGCAGCAGGAACGGCTTGGTTTTGATCAACTCCATTGATTTTTCTGAAGGATGTGCGCCATGCCCTAACTTCAACTTGATACCCAATGCCCACAAGAAGAAGATAACTACTGTATCTTGGTCTAACAGGCCTTTGAACGAAGACCTGCCGAATTATTTACTAGCATCTGCTTCAGATGATTTCTTTGTTGCTATATGGGATACACAAGCACTTGATCTGGTCCAAAAGCATGAAGAACAT GGCTCTGCTGTCACTAATCTTGATTGGACCAAACTTGGTGATCTCAAGTTAGTGTCAACAGATGTTACTGGGCAGCTGGTTGTATGGGATTTGGTCCGAAACACGACTAGAACGCAGAGAATGCTGACATCTACCTCTAGACTGCAACCTTTTGACTTGAAATGCAGCCCTGTTGATGCAGATATTGTTGCTGTTGGCTGCAAAGACGGCCTCATCTGCATTTTAAACATCAATG GACTGGGAAGCATCAAAAGCAGACTGCGTGGCCATGACAAATCGGTTGTTTCCCTCTCCTGGTGCCCAGAGACTAGCATTTTAGCATCCAGTGGCATTGACcagaaaatcattatttggAACAATGGCATttctgaaaagatttttcagaTACCAAGCAA GTCTCTGAGTGGTTTAGTGAAGATAAAGCCAGGGGAGAAGTCCCAAGGCTTGTTGAAGCAGCCCCTGCTTTTCCTAAAACCAGATTTGATTGTATCTGGCTCTACGAATGCTGAGCTTCTTTCATGGAACCCCAAGGAAGAGACACCCTTGCCCACCCTCCTCAACTCTGACCACGCACGTGGCTTGTTCTGCATGACTCACTGTGGCGATGTGGTGTGGACCATAGCCCAGGACAGACTGTTAATCAGACATGATTTGAAGACCAAAGAGGCCACATTCTTCTCCACTCTGGGAGGATTTGTCTATTGTATTGCGTTTTGCCCGTTTGCTCCTGGCAGAGTTGCCATCGGAGTGGGCGACGAAACGATCAGAATCTGGAATATGAGTGCCTCTACAGGACTCACCACCACCACAATTTGGCAGAAGATAAAG GGCAAACCACTGTCCCTCGCCTGGAATCCAGAGAAAGAGGGAGAGCTGGCTTTCTGCACCACCGAGGGCAGAGTTGGAGTGTGCTTTGTGTCGAACGCGTCCAAAGATCCTCTGATCATGCGCCATTTCCACAAGACTTTCGTCTACAGAGTGTGCTGGGGCCCTGGCGTGTACTCGAAGGACAAACCGGCTCTGGAGGATAAGATGTACCTTTACGCCTGTGACGAAAACAACAGCGTCATTTACATGGACGCTAATAGCCAGCCGACCCTATTGAGGATCATCATCAGAGCTTCTAACCCTAAAATGAAAGATTTCGCAGAACACAAAGACATTGCGTGGAAGCCAGACAAGACGCTGCTTGCACTGGGAATGGACGACGGCTCCATCCAATTGTTCACGGCGCCTCATCTTGAGATAGTCCACACCCTGATGTCGCACAAGAAGATGATTTTCTACATGACGTGGCACCCAAGCAACACTGCTGTTGAAGACAAAGACCAGAAAAAGCAGAATTGGCTTGCTTCTTGCTCCATGGACCAGCTAATCCACGTCTATGACCTTTCCCCATTGCTCTCACAGG GGGAAGAAAAGGTATGGAGAGGAGCTTCACTTCCTCTTAAACCAATGTCTGAGTTGAGGCATGGAGGCAAAGTTGTCTGTCTTTCCTGGAGCCCACACGTCGGCGGCAATCTTGCGTCTTCTTCTTTCGACATGTCGGTCAAAGTGTGGGACGCAGCCAAGGGCGAGGTGCTGGCCTGCTACACGAAACATGTCGGCTGCGTCTATAGCTGCTGCTGGAGTGCCTTGCATCCGGACATTATCGTTTCCGGCGCTTCCGACTTCACCTGCAGAACTTGGGAGATATCGTCCACCTCATCTGACAACTCACCCCAATCCAGATcac agctgAGAGAGGAAAAGACAGGATCTTCTTTAGTACCAGTTCCTTTGCGTGTCGACG cacatGTCATGAAAGTaggaggaggaaaaaagaaatatgcTGAAGAGACAGTTAAAGACTCAAAGGGACCTATCGCAAGTCCCAGTCCCAAGCCTTCTCTATTCCCAATCTCGAATGCGTCGttccttaaaaattcgattgcCTGTGTCTTGCACTTGCTGGAGGGCAAAGGTCATGAGCCCCCAGGAAAAAAGGCTTTGTTGGAGGAATGTGGCCTAAGAGAATGTTCAGAAAATCACTTTGGCTTCTTCCAAACGCAAGAGGAAGCCACAGATCTGTTGAAGAAAGAAG CTGATGCTCTGAAGAAAGCTGGCAACCATCTCAGTCTGTCCCACTTGAGGTTGTGGCAAGGCGACACTCGGGAAGTCATTAAAAACAGCACAAATGCCAAAAAGCTCGACGATTGGCTCGTCTCCCTGGCACCCTCAGTGTCGCACAA ATTTTGGATGGAGACCTGTTGTGCTTATGCGGAGCAGCTGGTCGAGGGAGGAAATGCGCTGAAAGCGGCCTCGTACTACCTGCTGTGCCACAAGGAGACTGAAGCCATTTCTGTCCTGTGCAAGAATAGCTTGTTCAAGGAGGCAGTCGCCATTTGCCACCTCCGTCTGCCTGCGGACGACCCGCTGCTGCAAAGCACCCTCGCCGCTTGGGGAAAGCACAGCCAAGAtacaggaaattttgaagttgCCATGCAATG TTTCATCGCCGTGGGTGACTACGAGAAAGCGGCAGTGGTGCTGGGCAAAAGAAAGAACCCAAAACTGTGGCAGCTTGGTGCTTACCTGGCAAAGCTGGCCAACGCGACTGATCTCCATCTGTCTATGTCGACAGAATGCTTCTTTGCCTTCCTGCATGACGAGCAGTGGGATCTTGCTACAGGGCTGACTGAAACCCTACCAGAACTCAAG GCCCACAAGGAATTGCTGGAGgttcacaaaataatttgtgcaaaGGATAAGGCAGGGTTGAACATGGAGAAGGTCTGGTCACCTTCTGATTCTATTTTGACTGAGCTGGAAGATGCCATTGGACAGGTCACCAATGATGACTACCAGCATTTCCTTGAAACATTCACTGTCGGTATCCAGCtgccaaaagagaaaaaggag CTTCTGGTGTCCACCTCAAAACTGTTGCTATTGGCCGTGGCAGCCAAGAAGTGCGGGTCAAAGGATTGGGAGAAGCACATCATCAAGGTCTTGCACCTGAACTACAGACGCAGCCTGACGACAGTCAAGGAGCGGCAGCTGCACCTGCTGCTGCAGTGGCTTGGCACCATGCAGCTAACTCAATACAGCAAGAGTCTGGAGGCGTACAAAGCCACCGCCTATGTGGCCACTGCAAATCCTGACGACCCTGATCTCTTTTCCAAACTGGAACAGTACAAATCAGTCCTCTTGGACCCCGACTGCGCCCGTTTTGCTGTCGTCGACTATCAGGACACTGAACTGGGGAAAATGCTGGCAGAAGCACGAAGCAAAAATGAGGATGTGACCAAAATCGAGAAGGATCTGAGAGACTGCCAAGAGGAGAGGGAGCGACTGTTGCAGGCCAGGGTCGCTTTCCCTAGTGCCATGATCACAGTCAGCAGTATTCAGAGATTGTTCAATAACTATTCCAAGGAGGACAAATTGAAGGTGGACAGCTTTGAGTCAGAAATTGATGCCTTCATTGCTACGATGCGATGA
- the LOC135935230 gene encoding MKI67 FHA domain-interacting nucleolar phosphoprotein-like, translating to MDAENLALRKESQQAFNNAMKSIKKLIKVGKVKVPKSNDEKQDSGVVLLEHIPHGFYEKQMELFFGQFGKVTNLKLYRSKKSGRSLGYAFIEFKMKEIAAIVAETMNNYLMFTKLLKASVVQNPGPKIFMGRKFDETNCAGAFRRRREQHESTKKLDEKQAKRRLAKGNSKLNSMKKKLNQLGVDLDIQVAGNVLDANATNSSMVSVDFSSDEEISVRMKRKSVVDAVNVPNLVKKSAKNMKTASTVKSTKKAPKKSLSKKRKSVA from the exons ATGGACGCAGAAAATCTCGCTCTCCGCAAGGAATCACAACAGGCATTCAATAATGCCATGAAAAGCATCAAAAAGCTCATTAAG GTTGGAAAGGTCAAGGTTCCAAAAAGCAATGATGAGAAACAAGATAGTGGCGTAGTACTCCTCGAACACATTCCACACGGTTTCTACGAAAAGCAGATGGAGCTCTTTTTCGGCCAGTTTGGAAAGGTGACCAACCTGAAACTGTACCGGAGCAAGAAGAGCGGACGCAGTCTGGGGTATGCCTTCATCGAGTTTAAAATGAAGGAGATTGCTGCCATCGTTGCTGAAACAATGAACAACTACCTGATGTTCACCAAGCTGCTCAAAGCATCCGTGGTGCAAAATCCTGGACCGAAAATCTTCATGGGCCGCAAGTTTGACGAAACCAATTGTGCAGGTGCCTTCCGCAGAAGGCGGGAGCAGCACGAAAGCACCAAGAAGCTGGACGAAAAGCAGGCCAAGCGGCGGCTTGCCAAGGGAAACAGCAAGCTGAATAGTATGAAGAAAAAGCTCAACCAGCTGGGTGTAGACCTGGACATCCAAGTGGCAGGAAACGTGCTGGATGCAAACGCGACCAACAGCAGTATGGTCAGCGTCGATTTCTCGAGTGATGAGGAGATTTCTGTGAGAATGAAAAGGAAATCAGTGGTTGATGCCGTTAACGTTccaaatttggttaaaaaatcgGCTAAAAACATGAAAACCGCTTCAACTGTCAAAAGCACTAAGAAGGCACCTAAAAAATCTTTATCAAAGAAGAGGAAATCGGTGGCTTAA
- the kri gene encoding uracil phosphoribosyltransferase homolog, whose translation MREELEKKDFDMGSMEEVSKPEKIEDFGPNVKVLPSNDQIKELQTILRDKNTSRSDFKFYADRLIRLVIEESLNQLPFSKVSITTPTGCNYDGLKYEKGNCGVSIVRSGEAMEQGLRDCCRSIRIGKILVESDADTHEARVVYARFPDDISSRKVLLMYPIMSTGNTVVKAVAVLKEHCVPEENIILSNLFCTPFAAKILTAKFPQMVILTSEINSVAPNHFGQKYFGTD comes from the exons ATGAGGGAAGAGCtggaaaaaaaggattttgacATGGGCTCTATGGAGGAGGTTTCGAAAcccgaaaaaattgaagattttgGACCTAATGTCAAGGTTCTACCATCTAATGATCAAATCAAGGAGCTGCAAACCATCCTGAGGGATAA GAACACATCAAGGAGcgactttaaattttacgcgGACAGATTG aTCCGACTTGTGATTGAAGAGAGTCTCAACCAGCTACCTTTCTCTAAGGTCTCCATCACGACACCAACAGGATGCAATTACGATGGACTGAAGTACGAAAAAGGAAACTGTGGAGTCAGTATTGTTCGCAGCGGAGAGGCCATGGAGCAG GGCTTGAGGGACTGCTGCAGGTCGATAAGAATCGGCAAAATCCTAGTCGAGTCTGATGCAGACACGCATGAAGCCAGAGTCGTGTATGCCAGATTCCCAGACGACATCTCCAGCCGCAAAGTTCTCTTGATGTACCCAATTATGA GTACCGGCAACACTGTAGTGAAGGCGGTTGCTGTTCTGAAAGAGCATTGTGTTCCCGAGGAAAACATCATTCtgtccaatttattttgcactccATTTGCTGCCAAGATTTTGACAGCGAAATTCCCTCAG ATGGTCATTTTAACTTCGGAGATCAATTCCGTCGCGCCAAACCATTTTGGACAAAAGTATTTTGGGACAGACTAA
- the LOC135935232 gene encoding uncharacterized protein LOC135935232 yields MDQRVTCIFHICLAWATDAQESNKEFSYYILTNVNWDSANQICGISNATLANLETQEDLTKAWNNAPVVWPYWTSASDNEPGDFTWGNGNPLFNNSSMWAAKEPNDFGADHKTCVTMSGGKLFTERCTWAWYVVCEKLIN; encoded by the exons ATGGATCAGAGGGTTACGTGCATCTTTCATATTTGTTTGGCCTGGGCAACAGACGCTCAGGAGAGTAACAAGGAATTCAGCTACTACATCTTGACCAAT GTCAACTGGGACTctgcaaatcaaatttgcggCATCTCAAATGCAACGCTTGCCAACTTGGAAACGCAAGAGGACCTGACGAAAGCATGGAACAATGCTCCTGTTGTGT GGCCGTACTGGACATCTGCTAGTGATAACGAGCCTGGAGATTTCACCTGGGGCAACGGCAACCCGCTCTTTAATAATTCTAGCATGTGGGCTGCCAAGGAGCCCAATGACTTTGGAGCTGATCACAAAACCTGTGTCACAATGAGCGGAGGCAAGCTCTTTACGGAGCGTTGCACTTGGGCCTGGTATGTTGTTTGCGAAAAACttataaactaa
- the mRpL23 gene encoding large ribosomal subunit protein uL23m encodes MSTRWYPLYQMGNPQLRIFLPNFFMKLVKPKYSEPPNRVTFEVSMGMSRYDVKNYLEKIYKIPVISVQTRVTPGELKTTAGYVTKEDDYKTAFVVLEKSVNFSFPDLFAAGLKEKEYEKEMKSLEATKREYRKQQERNANRPGLPGWFSF; translated from the exons ATGTCCACAAGATG GTACCCACTCTACCAAATGGGCAATCCACAGCTTCGTATTTTCCTGCCCAACTTCTTCATGAAATTGGTTAAACCAAAGTACAGCGAGCCACCGAACAGAGTTACGTTTGAAGTCTCGATGGGAATGTCAAGATATGACGTGAAAAACTACTTGGAGAAGATTTACAAAATTCCAGTCATCAGCGTTCAAACGCGAGTAACACCTGGAGAGCTGAAGACAACCGCTGGCTATGTCACAAAAGAAGATGACTACAAGACTGCTTTTGTTGTACTG gaaaagtCTGTAAACTTTAGTTTCCCGGACTTGTTTGCTGCTggattgaaagaaaaagagtatgaaaaagaaatgaagTCATTGGAAGCTACAAAAAGAGAATATAGGAAACAACAAGAACGAAATGCTAATAGGCCTGGACTCCCAGGTTGGTTTTCGTTTTAA